Proteins encoded together in one Camelus dromedarius isolate mCamDro1 chromosome 11, mCamDro1.pat, whole genome shotgun sequence window:
- the ITGB7 gene encoding integrin beta-7 isoform X5 — protein sequence MVALSMALVFLLALSRGESELDAKTSSPPEATGWVDPDLSLPGSCQPAPSCQKCILSHPSCAWCKQLNFTATGEAEARRCARREELLARGCPPGELEEPRGRQEVLQDEPLSQGTRGEGATQLAPQRVRVTLRPGEPQKIRVRFLRAEGYPVDLYYLMDLSYSMKDDLERVRQLGHALLVRLQEVTHSVRIGFGSFVDKTVLPFVSTVPSKLRHPCPTRLERCQPPFSFHHVLSLTGDAKAFEQEVGRQSVSGNLDLPEGGFDAILQAALCQEQIGWRNVSRLLVFTSDDTFHTAGDGKLGGIFMPSDGHCHLDSNGLYSRSPEFDYPSVGQVAQALSAANIQPIFAVTSATLPVYQELSKLIPKSAVGELSEDSSNVVQLIMDAYNSLSSTVTLEHEHSLLPSGVHISYESQCGGPEKTEGEAGDRGQCNHVRINQTVNFLVTLQATHCLPEPHLLRFRARGFSEELTVELHTLCDCNCTDTQLQAPHCSDRGHLQCGVCSCVPGRLGRLCECSEAELSSPDLESGCRAPNGTWPLCSGRGRCQCGRCTCSGQSSGRLCECDDASCERHEGILCGGFGRCQCGVCHCHANRTGRACECSGDTDGCVSPEGGLCSGHGRCKCNRCQCSDGYYGTLCDQCSGCKTPCERHRGSRPHPNHCAGLRWGHRGSGTGVGPGVSTLSRNLRPPRIQTF from the exons ATGGTGGCTTTGTCAATGGCCCTTGTTTTCCTGCTGGCCCTGAGCAGAGGTGAGAGTGAGTTGGACGCCAAGACCTCATCTCCGCCGGAGGCCACAGGATGGGTGGATCCTGATCTGTCCTTGCCAGGGTCCTGCCAGCCAGCTCCCTCCTGCCAGAAGTGCATCCTCTCACACCCAAGCTGTGCTTGGTGCAAGCAACTG AACTTCACGGCGACGGGGGAGGCGGAGGCGCGGCGCTGCGCCCGGCGAGAGGAGCTGCTGGCCCGGGGCTGCCCGCCGGGGGAGCTGGAGGAGCCCCGCGGTCGGCAGGAGGTGCTGCAGGATGAGCCGCTCAGCCAGGGCACCCGCGGCGAGGGGGCCACCCAGCTGGCGCCGCAGCGGGTCCGGGTCACACTTCGGCCGG GGGAGCCCCAGAAAATCCGGGTCCGCTTCCTCCGAGCCGAGGGATACCCGGTGGATCTGTACTACCTTATGGACCTGAGCTACTCCATGAAGGACGACCTGGAGCGCGTGCGCCAGCTCGGGCACGCGCTGCTGGTGCGGCTGCAGGAGGTCACCCACTCCGTGCGCATCG GCTTTGGCTCCTTCGTGGACAAAACAGTGCTGCCCTTTGTGAGCACAGTGCCCTCCAAGCTtcgccacccctgccccacccggCTGGAGCGCTGCCAGCCGCCCTTCAGCTTTCACCATGTGCTGTCCCTCACCGGGGATGCTAAAGCCTTCGAGCAGGAGGTGGGCCGTCAGAGTGTGTCTGGCAACCTGGACTTGCCCGAAGGTGGCTTCGATGCCATTCTGCAGGCTGCCCTCTGCCAG gaGCAGATTGGCTGGAGAAATGTGTCCCGGCTACTGGTGTTCACTTCAGATGACACATTCCACACAGCTGGGGATGGGAAGCTGGGTGGCATTTTCATGCCCAGTGATGGGCACTGCCACTTGGACAGCAATGGCCTCTATAGCCGAAGCCCGGAGTTT GACTACCCCTCTGTGGGTCAGGTAGCCCAGGCCCTTTCTGCAGCAAACATCCAGCCCATCTTTGCTGTCACCAGTGCCACGCTGCCTGTCTACCAG GAGCTGAGTAAGCTGATTCCCAAGTCCGCGGTGGGGGAGCTGAGCGAGGACTCCAGCAATGTGGTACAGCTCATCATGGACGCTTATAAT AGCCTGTCATCCACTGTGACCCTTGAACACGAACACTCTCTACTTCCTTCTGGGGTCCACATCTCCTACGAATCTCAGTGTGGAGGTCCTGAGAAGACAGAGGGTGAGGCAGGTGACCGGGGCCAGTGCAACCATGTCCGAATCAACCAGACG GTGAATTTTTTGGTTACTCTCCAAGCTACCCACTGCCTCCCAGAGCCCCATCTGCTGAGGTTCCGAGCCCGTGGCTTCTCAGAGGAGCTGACTGTGGAGTTGCACACACTGTGTGATTGTAATTGCACCGACACCCAGCTCCAAGCTCCTCACTGCAGTGACAGGGGGCACCTACAATGTGGGGTGTGCAG CTGTGTCCCCGGCCGCCTGGGTCGACTCTGTGAGTGCTCTGAGGCTGAGCTGTCCTCCCCAGATCTGGAATCTGGGTGCCGGGCCCCCAATGGCACATGGCCCCTGTGCAGCGGGAGGGGACGGTGCCAGTGTGGACGCTGCACCTGCAGCGGACAGAGCTCTGGGCGTCTGTGCGAGTGTGATGATGCCAGCTGTGAGCGACATGAAGGCATCCTCTGTGGAG GCTTTGGCCGCTGCCAATGTGGAGTGTGTCACTGTCATGCTAACCGCACGGGCAGAGCATGCGAATGCAGTGGGGACACGGACGGCTGTGTCAGCCCCGAGGGAGGGCTCTGCAGTGGGCATGGACGCTGCAAATGCAACCGCTGCCAGTGCTCGGACGGCTACTACGGCACCCTCTGTGATCAGTGCTCAGGCTGCAAGACGCCTTGCGAGAGACACAG AGGGAGCAGACCACACCCAAATCATTGTGCTGGGCTGCGTTGGGGGCATCGTGGCAGTGGGACTGGGGTTGGTCCTGGCGTATCGACTCTCAGTAGAAATCTACGACCGCCGAGAATACAGACGTTTTGA